One Dokdonia sp. Dokd-P16 genomic window carries:
- a CDS encoding DUF4252 domain-containing protein yields the protein MNTFIKVTITAVLAVITLASCSNKQSLQEYYVDNQENGDFILVDVPTSLLGKNVEALTEEQQKVFKTVRKINLMAYQTKSGDTAAMQIERDKVKDILTSDDYEELMKASGDMGQMRLYFKGEEEAIDEVIFFGADENKGFVLARLLGNDMNIGDMMRMAESLNKSDIDVSQFGSIMEVFENQ from the coding sequence ATGAACACATTTATAAAAGTAACCATCACTGCAGTGCTAGCTGTTATTACACTTGCCAGTTGTAGTAATAAGCAGTCTTTACAAGAATATTATGTAGATAATCAAGAGAATGGAGATTTCATTCTTGTAGATGTACCTACAAGCCTACTTGGTAAGAATGTAGAGGCATTAACAGAGGAGCAGCAAAAGGTTTTTAAGACCGTGCGTAAGATCAATCTTATGGCATATCAAACAAAATCTGGAGACACTGCAGCCATGCAGATAGAGCGTGATAAAGTAAAAGATATCCTCACCTCAGATGATTATGAAGAGCTTATGAAAGCTTCTGGCGATATGGGTCAAATGCGCCTTTATTTTAAAGGAGAAGAAGAGGCTATTGATGAAGTAATTTTCTTTGGTGCAGATGAGAATAAAGGCTTTGTCTTAGCTCGTCTATTGGGTAATGACATGAATATAGGAGATATGATGCGTATGGCAGAGTCGCTTAATAAGAGCGATATAGATGTATCTCAATTTGGTAGTATTATGGAAGTTTTTGAAAATCAGTAA
- a CDS encoding zinc-dependent metalloprotease, with translation MKKYLILTVSLLVASSAFAQFLETKKDLVTEKGFFTLHYDESEDKVYVEVDKLDEEFLYVHSLRTGLGSNDIGIDRGQLGGTAVVKFQKAGNKLLLVQPNLKYRANTDNALERRSIEEAFAKSVLFGFSIKETKGGKYLIDFTPFLLEDTHGVAARLKRSKEGTYKLDKTRSAMYMERTKAFPENTEFEALLTFKGTPTGRNIRSVAPDASALTVVQHYSFVKLPDDNYTPRRFDPRAGNISTTYLDYATPIQEPIVKRYANRHRLEKKDPTAVVSEAVEPIIYYLDPGTPEPVRSALLEGASWWNQAYEAAGFKDAFQVKMLPENADPMDVRYNVIQWVHRSTRGWSYGASVTDPRTGEIIKGHVSLGSLRIRQDFLIAQALMNKPFAERDDNYKPMLEMALARIRQLSAHEVGHTIGFAHNFAASTENRASLMDYPHPTLTWSGDKVDFSNAYATGIGAWDKVTVNYSYGVAPQGTSEEFFLDNILTTAEKAGLRYITDSDARAQGGAHYKAHLWDNGTDAAEELEKMLVLRKGAISNFSLDNIRTNEPYSMLEDVFVPLYFYHRYQTEGAVKMIGGLDYNYAVKGDNNLKVTETLAPKEQQRALKSVLKTLTASELAIPKDKLALFPPRAQGYSRSRESFKSNDGVAFDALGAAATASDMTLSLLLHPERANRLVQQKALDNKQMGLDGMLDTLVETTLFSKESDSYRKEVQQTINYNVLKHLMNLANHTKAIPQTKAFAKAQLKEIMSKLGSNSPDANAVFMVDEIKDFLKSPEKFKVIPSPKIPDGSPIGCFE, from the coding sequence ATGAAAAAATATCTAATTCTTACCGTTAGCCTGCTTGTCGCAAGCTCTGCGTTTGCACAATTTTTAGAAACAAAAAAAGACCTCGTTACAGAAAAGGGTTTTTTCACTCTTCACTATGATGAGAGCGAGGATAAAGTATATGTCGAAGTTGACAAGTTGGATGAAGAGTTTTTATACGTTCACTCCCTTCGTACAGGTTTAGGAAGTAATGATATCGGGATAGATAGAGGACAACTAGGAGGAACTGCTGTGGTAAAATTTCAAAAGGCAGGTAATAAATTATTATTAGTCCAACCTAATTTAAAGTATCGAGCAAATACTGATAACGCCTTAGAGCGTAGATCTATAGAGGAAGCATTTGCAAAGTCGGTGTTGTTTGGATTCTCTATTAAGGAAACAAAAGGAGGGAAGTACCTCATTGATTTTACACCATTTTTACTAGAAGATACTCATGGAGTGGCTGCTAGATTAAAGCGAAGCAAGGAAGGAACCTATAAACTTGATAAAACCAGAAGCGCGATGTATATGGAACGCACAAAAGCGTTTCCAGAAAACACAGAGTTTGAAGCGCTACTTACGTTTAAGGGAACTCCTACTGGCAGAAACATAAGAAGTGTAGCTCCAGATGCGAGTGCACTTACAGTGGTACAACATTACTCTTTTGTGAAATTACCAGATGACAATTATACGCCTAGACGTTTTGATCCAAGAGCTGGAAATATCTCAACAACATATCTAGATTATGCAACACCTATACAAGAGCCTATTGTAAAGCGTTATGCAAATCGTCATCGTTTAGAAAAGAAAGATCCTACGGCAGTAGTAAGTGAGGCGGTGGAACCTATCATATATTATCTAGATCCAGGTACTCCAGAACCTGTTCGTTCTGCACTATTAGAAGGTGCTAGCTGGTGGAATCAAGCCTATGAAGCTGCTGGTTTTAAGGATGCTTTTCAAGTAAAAATGTTACCAGAAAATGCAGATCCTATGGACGTGCGATATAACGTGATACAATGGGTTCATCGCAGTACAAGAGGATGGAGTTATGGAGCGAGTGTTACAGATCCACGCACGGGTGAGATTATCAAAGGTCACGTGAGTTTGGGTAGTCTGCGTATTCGTCAAGATTTCCTTATTGCTCAAGCGCTTATGAATAAACCTTTTGCCGAAAGAGATGATAATTATAAGCCTATGCTAGAAATGGCACTAGCTAGAATACGCCAGCTAAGCGCCCATGAGGTTGGTCACACGATTGGTTTTGCACATAACTTTGCTGCTAGCACAGAAAATAGAGCAAGTTTGATGGATTACCCACACCCTACGCTTACCTGGTCTGGTGACAAAGTAGATTTTTCTAATGCCTACGCCACAGGTATAGGAGCTTGGGATAAAGTAACGGTTAACTATAGTTACGGAGTGGCACCTCAGGGAACATCAGAAGAGTTTTTTCTTGATAATATACTTACTACCGCAGAAAAGGCAGGATTGCGATACATTACAGATAGCGATGCAAGAGCCCAAGGAGGAGCACATTATAAGGCACACTTATGGGATAATGGAACAGATGCTGCAGAGGAGTTAGAAAAAATGCTTGTTCTTAGAAAAGGTGCGATTTCAAACTTTTCTCTAGACAATATTCGTACAAACGAGCCATACTCGATGCTTGAAGATGTATTTGTCCCTTTATATTTCTATCATAGATATCAAACCGAAGGAGCAGTAAAGATGATAGGAGGTCTTGATTATAACTATGCAGTAAAAGGTGATAATAATCTTAAAGTAACAGAAACACTTGCCCCCAAAGAGCAGCAGAGAGCTTTAAAAAGTGTTTTAAAAACTCTTACTGCTAGTGAACTAGCAATTCCCAAAGATAAATTAGCTTTATTTCCACCTAGAGCGCAGGGATATTCTCGCTCTAGAGAAAGCTTTAAAAGTAATGATGGAGTAGCATTTGATGCACTAGGTGCAGCAGCAACAGCTAGTGATATGACTTTAAGCTTGCTATTACATCCAGAACGTGCAAACAGGTTAGTACAACAGAAGGCTTTAGATAATAAGCAAATGGGGTTAGATGGTATGCTAGATACTTTGGTTGAGACTACACTTTTTTCAAAAGAATCAGATAGTTACCGCAAGGAGGTACAGCAAACTATAAATTACAATGTACTAAAGCACTTAATGAACCTTGCAAATCATACAAAGGCAATACCTCAAACTAAGGCTTTTGCAAAAGCACAGTTAAAAGAGATAATGTCAAAACTAGGTTCAAATTCTCCTGATGCTAATGCAGTATTTATGGTCGATGAAATTAAAGACTTTTTAAAATCACCAGAGAAGTTCAAAGTTATTCCTTCGCCTAAGATTCCTGATGGATCACCGATAGGGTGTTTTGAGTAA
- a CDS encoding OmpA family protein — MKKILFLCAFVGFAFANVQAQDLPTNPEPGKCYVRCTTPDIYETQSVQIQKTPAYKVLKVVPAQYDTVTERVMVKEASKRLRVIPATYKTETVTYVKSTSGSSLRIVPATFSNDTETIEVKSAYAQWELGAPAPDCASSNPDDCRYWCYKGYPAEYTTVSKRTLASDAAVQSTPGGSANGTYTVRVIDQPARVVDEEIPAEFATITKTVMVKDATTTEDVVAATFSTVSKEVLKQKGGLTTWREVECALVEYQALPINWNTNSATLTPAAKSIIDTRLMPLLAQNPGVKLEIASHTDSRGASASNQDLSERRAQSVANYLISKGVNNSLLVANGFGENKLKNRCADGVSCTERQHADNRRTEFRLINN, encoded by the coding sequence ATGAAGAAAATTTTATTTTTATGTGCCTTTGTAGGTTTTGCATTTGCAAATGTGCAAGCACAAGATTTACCAACAAACCCAGAGCCAGGAAAGTGTTACGTACGTTGTACTACTCCTGATATCTATGAGACTCAAAGTGTACAAATCCAGAAGACTCCTGCTTACAAGGTTCTTAAGGTAGTTCCTGCTCAATACGATACAGTAACTGAGCGTGTTATGGTGAAAGAAGCTTCTAAGCGTCTTCGAGTAATTCCAGCAACTTACAAAACTGAGACAGTAACTTACGTGAAAAGTACTTCAGGTTCTTCTTTAAGAATTGTTCCTGCAACTTTCTCTAACGATACTGAAACTATTGAAGTAAAATCTGCATATGCGCAGTGGGAATTAGGTGCTCCAGCTCCTGATTGTGCTTCTTCTAACCCTGACGATTGTCGTTACTGGTGTTACAAAGGATACCCAGCAGAATATACTACGGTATCTAAACGTACTTTAGCTTCTGACGCTGCTGTTCAATCTACTCCAGGAGGTTCTGCAAATGGAACTTATACTGTAAGAGTAATTGATCAACCAGCACGTGTAGTTGATGAAGAAATCCCAGCTGAATTTGCAACTATTACTAAAACTGTAATGGTTAAAGATGCAACTACAACTGAAGATGTTGTTGCTGCTACTTTCTCTACTGTTTCTAAAGAAGTTCTTAAGCAAAAAGGTGGTCTTACTACTTGGAGAGAAGTTGAGTGTGCTCTTGTTGAGTACCAGGCACTTCCTATCAACTGGAATACTAACTCTGCTACATTAACCCCTGCTGCTAAAAGCATCATTGACACACGTCTTATGCCATTATTAGCTCAAAACCCAGGTGTAAAATTAGAGATTGCTTCACATACTGATTCTAGAGGAGCTTCTGCTTCTAACCAAGATCTTTCTGAGCGTCGTGCACAATCTGTTGCAAACTACCTTATTTCTAAAGGAGTAAACAACAGCTTACTTGTTGCAAACGGTTTCGGAGAAAACAAACTTAAGAATCGTTGTGCAGATGGTGTTTCTTGTACTGAGCGTCAGCATGCTGACAACCGTCGTACTGAATTCCGTCTTATCAATAACTAA
- a CDS encoding T9SS type A sorting domain-containing protein, translating into MNDYYLNSLLIALLFVMPFSAQAQFFQSTQQNVFVPLQNSQSSVGDYDRDGDMDIVVMGIDNSAGSQYRIILYNNDGQGIFQESEIIFTEQFTNGDITFVNIDRDDDLDIFITGLSNNGEAKTLFFVNDGATFIQDDYLFNNTITNGQFAWGDLNNDKYADLLLLGEVDALYEEAYLFKGSRDGTFESITHDFLPSLQGVTAFADFDRDGDLDVATSGASLGAANYPLYVYENLGDFNFQIAAQLEGFSNGSMKLRDINEDGFVDIIKTGSLNNDSESGSKVYLNNTNFDFLLAENINLQGVGDESNLLVADFTGNGSLDLLNIGRVPPFTQVLFYNELLENDGDFTFVENTNTGLPLTSYNDMEVADFDLDGDLDLFVVNSQESDIYLNTQATPNEMPSSPPVLESAVAGSTVLLSWEAGTATKTAVDNLSYNLYIGTEPNTSNILSPNANIETGLRYIVELGNNQYSTSYNLADFEIGTYYWSVQTIDNQYVGSSFSQEQSFEIKTLGLNDDTTSLVMVANDYDNSQWKVNASSHIEIISLYTLSGQAINQYRPNAIDFTIDYSELSSGIYILSLKTENGSQAFKVIKN; encoded by the coding sequence ATGAATGATTACTACCTCAATTCTTTATTAATAGCGCTATTGTTTGTAATGCCGTTTAGTGCTCAGGCACAATTTTTTCAATCAACACAACAGAATGTATTTGTACCATTACAAAATTCTCAATCATCCGTAGGAGACTACGATAGGGATGGGGATATGGATATTGTAGTTATGGGAATTGATAACTCAGCTGGAAGTCAATATCGAATTATATTATATAATAATGATGGTCAAGGGATTTTTCAAGAAAGTGAAATTATATTTACTGAGCAGTTTACTAATGGAGATATAACATTTGTTAATATAGATAGAGATGATGATCTTGATATATTTATAACAGGTTTATCAAATAATGGAGAAGCTAAGACATTATTTTTCGTTAATGACGGAGCTACTTTTATCCAAGATGATTATTTATTTAATAATACAATAACTAACGGACAATTTGCTTGGGGTGATCTCAATAATGATAAATATGCAGATCTATTATTATTAGGAGAGGTGGATGCATTATATGAAGAAGCTTATTTATTCAAGGGTTCACGAGACGGCACCTTTGAAAGTATTACACATGATTTTTTACCATCATTACAGGGGGTTACAGCTTTTGCAGATTTTGATCGTGATGGAGACCTCGATGTAGCTACGTCTGGAGCGTCACTTGGTGCAGCAAACTATCCATTATATGTCTACGAAAATTTAGGTGATTTTAACTTTCAAATCGCAGCGCAACTTGAAGGCTTCTCTAACGGCTCAATGAAATTAAGGGATATTAACGAAGATGGTTTTGTAGATATCATTAAGACAGGGTCCCTTAATAATGATAGTGAATCAGGTTCTAAGGTCTATTTAAATAATACCAACTTTGATTTTTTATTAGCAGAGAACATTAATCTTCAGGGAGTAGGAGATGAGTCCAACTTGTTAGTAGCAGATTTCACAGGAAATGGTAGTTTAGATTTGTTAAATATAGGTAGAGTTCCTCCATTTACACAGGTTTTATTTTATAATGAATTATTAGAAAATGATGGCGACTTTACATTTGTTGAAAACACTAATACGGGATTACCATTAACATCTTATAATGATATGGAAGTTGCAGATTTTGACTTAGATGGTGATTTAGACCTATTTGTAGTTAATTCTCAAGAAAGTGACATTTACCTTAATACACAGGCAACTCCGAACGAGATGCCCAGTTCGCCACCGGTTTTAGAAAGTGCTGTAGCTGGAAGTACAGTGTTATTATCATGGGAAGCTGGAACAGCTACCAAAACAGCCGTTGATAACTTAAGCTATAATCTTTATATAGGCACTGAGCCCAATACAAGTAATATACTAAGTCCTAATGCAAATATTGAAACGGGTTTAAGATATATTGTAGAATTAGGAAATAATCAGTATAGCACAAGTTATAATCTAGCTGATTTTGAGATAGGAACTTATTATTGGTCTGTGCAGACTATTGATAATCAGTATGTAGGTTCATCATTTTCACAAGAACAATCATTTGAGATTAAAACCCTAGGTTTAAACGACGATACAACATCGCTAGTTATGGTCGCAAATGATTATGATAATAGTCAATGGAAAGTAAACGCTTCATCACATATTGAGATAATCTCGCTGTATACTTTGAGTGGACAAGCCATAAATCAATACAGACCTAACGCCATTGATTTTACAATAGACTATTCAGAATTATCTAGTGGTATTTATATCTTAAGCTTGAAAACTGAAAACGGTTCTCAAGCTTTTAAGGTAATAAAGAATTAA
- a CDS encoding YbaB/EbfC family nucleoid-associated protein, which produces MFGDMMGLMGKLQEAKVKAEETKERLKTVLVDESSSDNLLKLTVTASGRLKEISLDDSLLEDKEQLEDYLILTLNKALEKAQNIHDTEMAAVAKEGMPNIPGMDMFK; this is translated from the coding sequence ATGTTTGGAGATATGATGGGCTTAATGGGCAAACTCCAGGAAGCAAAAGTAAAAGCAGAAGAAACAAAAGAACGTCTTAAAACAGTACTTGTAGATGAGTCGTCATCAGATAATTTATTAAAACTTACAGTAACTGCAAGCGGGCGATTAAAGGAAATCAGTCTTGATGATAGTCTACTTGAAGATAAAGAGCAACTAGAAGATTATTTAATCTTAACGCTTAATAAAGCGCTAGAGAAAGCACAAAACATCCACGATACAGAAATGGCAGCAGTTGCCAAAGAAGGTATGCCTAACATACCTGGTATGGATATGTTTAAGTAA
- a CDS encoding S9 family peptidase, whose translation MTKHILPPVAKKISVQLEKHGDIRTDDYFWMKERDAPEVLDYLNQENEYYHKLTANTKDFQKSLFEEMKARIKEDDSSVPYKHNGFWYYRRFETGKDYPLYCRKEATLDSEEIIVFDNNKMAEGYSYFSQASYAVSEDNMIAAFGIDTVSRRQYTIRFKNLKTGEIYPAEIKNTTGGAVWSNDNKTVYYTRKDEETLRSNQIFKHTLGTDPSQDELVYQENDETFYTYVFKSKSKDYIMIGSDSTMTSEFRFASAAKGTTDFKVFQERTRGLEYAVSHYDDSFYIQTNKDKATNFKLMKTPVSATGMENWVDIIPHRDDTLLEDVEIFKDFLVVSERSNGLNKIHIKRWDNSESYYLPFDNETYDAYPTTNIDFDTQILRYAYNALNTPASVIDFDMVTQEKVVLKEQEVLGGNFDKDNYNMERIWATAQDGVKVPVSIIYHKDTQLDGTAPLLQYAYGSYGSTTDPSFSTIRLSLLDRGFIYAIAHVRGGEYLGRKWYEDGKLLKKRNTFTDFIDVSKHLISNSYTSASHLYAYGGSAGGLLMGAIVNMAPELYNGIIAAVPFVDVVTTMLDDTIPLTTGEYDEWGNPNEKESYEYMKSYSPYDNAFAKAYPNIFVTTGYHDSQVQYWEPAKWVAKLREMNQADTKIMFHCNMDAGHGGASGRFEALKEIAEDYAFLLDLESITQ comes from the coding sequence TTGACAAAGCACATATTACCTCCAGTAGCCAAAAAGATTTCAGTACAATTAGAGAAGCATGGAGATATCCGTACTGATGACTATTTCTGGATGAAAGAGCGCGATGCTCCTGAGGTTCTTGATTATTTAAATCAAGAGAATGAATATTATCATAAACTTACAGCGAATACAAAGGACTTTCAGAAATCACTTTTTGAAGAAATGAAAGCGCGTATTAAGGAAGATGATTCCTCGGTGCCTTATAAGCATAATGGTTTCTGGTACTATCGTCGTTTTGAGACTGGAAAAGACTATCCACTATATTGTAGAAAAGAAGCCACCTTAGATAGTGAAGAAATTATAGTTTTTGACAATAATAAAATGGCAGAAGGTTATTCTTATTTTAGTCAAGCTAGTTATGCCGTATCTGAGGATAATATGATTGCTGCTTTTGGGATTGACACGGTAAGTAGAAGGCAATATACAATCAGATTTAAAAATCTTAAGACTGGAGAAATTTATCCAGCTGAAATCAAAAACACTACTGGTGGCGCCGTTTGGTCTAACGATAATAAAACAGTTTATTACACTCGAAAAGACGAAGAAACCCTACGATCTAATCAAATATTTAAGCACACCCTAGGAACAGATCCAAGCCAAGACGAACTTGTTTATCAAGAAAATGACGAGACATTCTATACTTATGTTTTTAAGTCGAAGTCTAAGGATTACATCATGATAGGTTCTGATAGTACGATGACGAGCGAATTTCGTTTTGCATCTGCGGCAAAGGGTACTACAGATTTTAAGGTTTTTCAAGAACGTACAAGAGGGCTGGAGTATGCAGTATCTCATTATGACGATTCTTTTTATATACAGACTAATAAAGATAAAGCGACCAACTTTAAACTCATGAAAACGCCAGTATCTGCTACTGGAATGGAAAATTGGGTTGACATAATCCCTCATCGAGATGATACCTTGCTAGAAGATGTAGAGATTTTTAAGGATTTTCTTGTGGTAAGTGAGCGTAGCAATGGGTTGAATAAAATACACATCAAGCGATGGGATAATTCAGAAAGCTATTATTTGCCTTTTGATAATGAAACATACGACGCTTATCCTACCACAAATATCGATTTTGATACTCAGATTTTACGATATGCTTATAATGCGCTTAATACACCTGCGTCTGTTATAGATTTTGATATGGTCACTCAAGAAAAAGTGGTCCTTAAAGAGCAAGAGGTATTAGGCGGAAACTTTGATAAAGATAATTATAACATGGAGCGCATCTGGGCAACTGCTCAAGATGGAGTTAAGGTTCCAGTATCTATAATCTACCACAAAGACACACAACTAGATGGTACAGCTCCTTTGTTACAGTATGCCTATGGAAGTTACGGTAGTACTACAGATCCTTCTTTCTCAACAATAAGATTATCTCTTTTAGATCGTGGTTTTATATATGCAATCGCACACGTGAGAGGAGGTGAGTATTTAGGCAGAAAGTGGTATGAGGATGGAAAGTTGCTCAAGAAAAGAAATACGTTTACAGATTTTATTGATGTTTCAAAACATTTGATAAGTAACTCTTACACTTCGGCGAGTCATTTATATGCTTACGGAGGTTCGGCAGGAGGATTATTGATGGGTGCAATTGTTAATATGGCACCAGAGCTTTACAATGGTATTATTGCGGCCGTACCTTTTGTAGATGTAGTAACAACGATGCTTGACGATACTATTCCGCTTACCACAGGTGAGTATGATGAGTGGGGAAATCCTAATGAAAAGGAGTCCTATGAGTATATGAAGAGCTACAGTCCTTATGATAACGCTTTCGCGAAAGCGTACCCAAACATATTTGTTACCACGGGATACCATGATAGTCAAGTACAGTACTGGGAACCTGCAAAATGGGTGGCAAAGTTGCGAGAAATGAACCAAGCAGATACAAAAATCATGTTTCATTGTAATATGGATGCAGGTCATGGTGGTGCTTCTGGACGTTTTGAAGCATTAAAAGAAATCGCCGAAGATTATGCCTTTTTACTTGACTTAGAGTCTATTACTCAGTAA
- a CDS encoding PLP-dependent cysteine synthase family protein has translation MNKDLNVYDNVLQLVGNTPLIKLNKITEGFEGQFYAKVEAFNPGHSSKDRIALHIIEEAERTGVLKPGDTIIETTSGNTGFSIAMVSIIKGYECILAVSSKSSPDKIDALKAMGAKVYVCPANVKADDPRSYYSVAKRLHEENKGSVYINQYFNELNIDAHFNTTGPEIWNQTEGNITHLIACSGTGGTISGTARFLKQQNPAIKIIGIDAYGSVIQKYHQTREFDAAEIYPYRIEGLGKNLIPSATDFDSIDKFEKVSDQESAHSAREIATTEGLFVGYTSGAAIQGVKQLAAQGEFDENSKVVVIFPDHGSRYMSKVFSDKWMNDQGFFDSQNEETVATIEYIK, from the coding sequence ATGAATAAGGATTTAAACGTGTATGATAACGTGTTACAACTAGTAGGTAACACACCACTCATCAAGTTAAATAAAATTACAGAAGGCTTTGAAGGTCAGTTTTACGCAAAGGTAGAGGCTTTTAACCCGGGACACTCATCAAAAGATCGTATCGCTCTTCATATTATAGAAGAGGCAGAACGTACAGGAGTTCTTAAACCTGGTGATACTATTATTGAAACTACATCTGGAAACACAGGGTTTAGTATCGCAATGGTAAGTATTATTAAAGGATATGAATGTATCCTTGCAGTGAGCTCAAAATCATCACCAGATAAGATTGATGCTTTAAAAGCGATGGGAGCAAAGGTGTATGTATGTCCTGCAAATGTAAAGGCAGACGACCCGAGATCTTATTATAGTGTGGCAAAGCGTTTACATGAAGAAAATAAGGGCTCTGTTTATATCAACCAATATTTTAATGAGTTGAATATAGACGCTCACTTTAATACTACAGGACCAGAAATCTGGAATCAAACAGAAGGTAACATTACACACTTAATTGCTTGTAGTGGAACTGGAGGTACCATATCTGGTACTGCACGTTTTTTAAAGCAACAAAATCCAGCAATAAAAATTATAGGTATAGATGCTTATGGATCTGTGATTCAAAAGTATCATCAAACCCGTGAGTTTGACGCAGCAGAAATTTATCCGTACCGTATTGAAGGACTAGGAAAAAACTTAATACCCTCTGCAACAGACTTTGATTCAATAGATAAATTTGAAAAAGTAAGTGATCAAGAGAGTGCTCACAGTGCGAGAGAGATTGCTACTACAGAAGGTCTATTTGTAGGATATACAAGTGGTGCTGCTATTCAAGGAGTAAAACAACTTGCAGCTCAAGGAGAGTTTGACGAGAATAGCAAGGTGGTAGTTATTTTTCCAGATCATGGAAGTCGCTATATGAGTAAAGTGTTTTCTGATAAGTGGATGAATGATCAAGGTTTTTTTGATAGTCAAAATGAAGAGACTGTAGCAACTATAGAATACATCAAATAA
- a CDS encoding aminotransferase class I/II-fold pyridoxal phosphate-dependent enzyme, producing MRDLFDKIYKDKGPLGKWASVAEGYFVFPKLEGPISNRMKFQGKEVITWSVNDYLGLANRPEIREVDAQAAADYGAAYPMGARMMSGHTSLHEQLQNECAEFVQKEAAYLLNFGYQGIMSTIDALVGKDDIIVYDVDTHACIIDGVRLHMGKRFTYKHNDMASIEKNLERATKMAEQTGGGILVISEGVFGMRGEQGKLKEIVALKKKFNFRLLVDDAHGFGTLGATGAGAGEEQGVQDDIDVYFATFAKSMASTGAFIAGDQEIIDYLKYNLRSQMFAKSLQMQLVVGALKRLDMLRTMPELREKLWENVNALQGGLKERGFDIGTTQSCVTPVYLKGSVPEAMALVKDLRENHGVFCSIVVYPVIPKGLILLRMIPTASHTLTDVEETLNAFEAIRERLDNGTYKRLSAKVAEAFGA from the coding sequence ATGAGAGATTTATTTGATAAAATTTACAAGGATAAGGGGCCATTAGGTAAATGGGCTTCAGTGGCAGAGGGATACTTTGTTTTTCCTAAACTAGAAGGACCTATTTCTAACCGAATGAAGTTCCAAGGAAAGGAAGTAATTACATGGAGTGTAAATGATTATTTAGGTCTTGCAAATCGTCCAGAAATACGTGAGGTAGATGCGCAAGCAGCAGCAGATTATGGTGCGGCTTACCCTATGGGAGCTCGTATGATGTCTGGTCATACTTCATTACATGAACAATTACAAAATGAGTGTGCGGAGTTTGTACAAAAAGAAGCTGCATATCTTTTAAACTTTGGATACCAAGGTATCATGTCTACTATTGACGCATTAGTTGGTAAAGATGATATTATCGTATATGACGTAGATACTCATGCTTGTATTATAGATGGTGTTCGTTTGCATATGGGTAAACGTTTTACCTACAAGCATAACGATATGGCAAGTATCGAAAAAAATCTTGAGCGTGCTACTAAGATGGCAGAGCAAACAGGAGGAGGAATCCTCGTGATTTCTGAAGGTGTTTTTGGAATGCGTGGAGAACAAGGGAAGCTTAAAGAAATAGTAGCCCTTAAGAAAAAATTTAACTTCCGTTTACTTGTTGACGATGCACATGGTTTTGGAACTTTAGGAGCAACGGGAGCTGGAGCTGGAGAAGAGCAAGGAGTACAAGATGACATTGATGTGTATTTTGCAACATTTGCAAAGTCTATGGCATCAACAGGAGCTTTTATTGCTGGAGATCAAGAAATCATTGATTACTTAAAATATAACCTAAGATCACAAATGTTTGCAAAGTCATTGCAAATGCAACTTGTGGTAGGAGCGCTCAAACGTCTTGATATGTTACGCACAATGCCAGAACTTCGTGAGAAGTTATGGGAGAATGTAAACGCACTTCAAGGAGGATTAAAAGAAAGAGGTTTTGATATAGGGACTACACAATCATGTGTAACTCCTGTATATCTTAAAGGAAGTGTACCAGAAGCAATGGCACTTGTAAAAGATCTTCGTGAGAATCACGGTGTATTTTGTTCTATTGTGGTGTATCCAGTGATTCCTAAAGGACTTATTTTACTTAGAATGATACCTACAGCTTCACACACTCTTACAGATGTAGAAGAGACTTTAAATGCTTTTGAAGCAATTCGTGAGCGATTAGATAATGGAACTTATAAAAGACTTTCTGCTAAAGTAGCAGAAGCTTTTGGAGCATAA